The following are encoded together in the Streptomyces sp. NBC_00358 genome:
- a CDS encoding type II toxin-antitoxin system Rv0910 family toxin, whose translation MAEVSAEARIEAPAEKIWAQLTDWSAYGEWNATHTNFPNGGPEKLEVGGTFAENMKLMGFPAEVTWTIEELESGRTLAIHGKGPMAVNVSTRYTLTPDGDATSVRIDGEFTGAAVSLMAGKLKDSATAALDESLRKLAGLVA comes from the coding sequence ATGGCCGAAGTCAGCGCGGAAGCACGTATCGAGGCGCCCGCCGAGAAGATCTGGGCCCAGCTCACGGACTGGTCCGCCTACGGCGAGTGGAACGCGACGCACACCAACTTCCCGAACGGCGGCCCCGAAAAGCTCGAAGTCGGCGGCACCTTCGCGGAGAACATGAAGCTCATGGGCTTCCCGGCCGAGGTCACCTGGACCATCGAGGAACTGGAGTCCGGCCGCACCCTGGCCATCCACGGCAAGGGTCCGATGGCGGTGAACGTCTCCACGCGCTACACGCTCACCCCCGACGGCGACGCCACGTCGGTACGCATCGACGGCGAGTTCACGGGCGCGGCCGTCTCCTTGATGGCCGGCAAGCTCAAGGACTCGGCGACGGCCGCCCTCGACGAGTCGCTGCGCAAGCTGGCCGGGCTGGTGGCCTGA
- a CDS encoding PhzF family phenazine biosynthesis protein, translated as MRIRIVDAFTDRPFAGNPAGVLVLDSFPDEAWLQQVALEVNHAETAFTHRLPEGGEADWALRWFTPATEVALCGHATLAAAHVLHTTGAHRGPVRFATRSGVLMATPAADGSITLDFPTAPLTPVETPDGVAEALGAEPLRTLDTGPNTGDLLVEVADEKTVRGLTPDHKALARYSERGIIATARAEDPSRGYDFVSRCFFPNVGIDEDPVTGSAHTALAPFWSERLGRAALTGLQASPRSGLVRTEVRGDRTLLSGHAVTVIDGELLA; from the coding sequence ATGCGCATTCGTATCGTCGACGCCTTCACCGACCGCCCCTTCGCCGGCAACCCGGCAGGGGTCCTCGTCCTCGACTCGTTCCCGGACGAGGCCTGGCTCCAGCAGGTGGCCCTCGAGGTCAACCACGCGGAGACGGCGTTCACCCACCGCCTTCCCGAAGGCGGCGAGGCCGACTGGGCCCTGCGCTGGTTCACCCCCGCCACCGAGGTCGCCCTGTGCGGACACGCGACCCTCGCCGCAGCGCACGTCCTGCACACCACCGGCGCCCACCGGGGCCCCGTCCGCTTCGCCACCCGCAGTGGCGTCCTCATGGCCACCCCCGCCGCCGACGGCTCGATCACCCTCGACTTCCCGACCGCACCCCTCACCCCGGTCGAGACACCGGACGGTGTCGCCGAGGCGCTCGGCGCCGAGCCGCTCCGCACCCTCGACACCGGCCCGAACACCGGTGACCTGCTCGTCGAGGTCGCCGACGAGAAGACGGTCCGCGGCCTCACCCCGGACCACAAGGCTCTCGCCCGGTACTCCGAGCGGGGCATTATCGCCACCGCCCGCGCCGAAGACCCCTCCAGGGGCTACGACTTCGTCTCCCGCTGCTTCTTCCCGAACGTCGGCATCGACGAGGACCCGGTGACCGGCAGCGCTCACACGGCGCTCGCGCCCTTCTGGTCAGAACGCCTCGGCCGCGCCGCTCTCACAGGCCTGCAGGCCTCCCCGCGCTCCGGCCTGGTCCGCACCGAGGTGCGTGGCGACCGCACCCTCCTCTCGGGGCACGCGGTCACGGTCATCGACGGCGAGCTGCTGGCGTAA
- a CDS encoding PadR family transcriptional regulator: MRSRGEDFGYEHGHGHGHHGGPGPRGRGGFEGLRGAFGPFGPGGPGGPGGPGFGGPGFGPGPWGGRGGRGGPRGRARRGDVRASILALLKDRSMHGYEMIQEIAERSGGAWKPSPGSVYPTLQLLEDEGLITSEAEGGKKLFSLTESGRSAADEGPDAPWEEAGRGVDWESLHEIRQAGFGLMEAFGQVWKTGSKGQRDKALAVINEARKKLYLILADED, from the coding sequence ATGCGTTCCCGTGGAGAAGACTTCGGATACGAACACGGACATGGACACGGACACCACGGCGGACCCGGCCCTCGTGGTCGGGGCGGCTTCGAGGGGCTGCGGGGGGCTTTCGGGCCCTTCGGGCCGGGCGGTCCCGGTGGTCCCGGCGGTCCTGGCTTCGGTGGACCCGGCTTCGGCCCGGGCCCCTGGGGCGGGCGCGGCGGCCGGGGCGGACCGCGGGGGCGGGCGCGGCGCGGTGACGTGCGCGCGTCGATCCTCGCCCTGCTCAAGGACCGGTCCATGCACGGTTACGAGATGATCCAGGAGATCGCCGAGCGCAGCGGCGGGGCGTGGAAGCCCAGCCCGGGTTCGGTGTACCCGACCCTTCAGCTACTGGAGGACGAGGGTCTGATCACCAGCGAGGCGGAGGGCGGCAAGAAGCTGTTCTCGCTCACCGAGTCCGGTCGCAGCGCGGCCGACGAGGGTCCCGACGCGCCGTGGGAAGAGGCCGGGCGCGGGGTCGACTGGGAGTCGCTGCACGAGATCCGGCAGGCCGGATTCGGCCTCATGGAGGCCTTCGGCCAGGTCTGGAAGACCGGCAGCAAGGGTCAGCGCGACAAGGCGCTGGCGGTCATCAACGAAGCCCGCAAGAAGCTGTACCTGATCCTCGCCGACGAGGACTGA
- a CDS encoding DMT family transporter has protein sequence MSNTAVGLPVGRGLLYLIVAGAAWGTAGAAASLVYRAGDLGPVALSFWRCAGGLALLLAVRVRPGRRPVLRAGDPVVREPLGRKALRIGLTGLGLALFQTAYFAAVRETGLAVATVVTLGAGPVLIALGARWVLGERLGRGGGAAVAGALTGLGVLVLGGEGATVRPWGVVLAVLSAAGYSAMTLLTRWWGRDGRADGSGTTVWTFAVTTVCLLPLGLAEGLVPHAAHPVRVLLLLAYIAAVPTALAYALFFAGAAVVRSATVSVIMLLEPVGAAALAVGLLGERLTLPTLVGTLLMLGSVAGLAVAEARAAGAERRAAPQEVLLV, from the coding sequence GTGTCGAACACCGCTGTCGGCCTGCCCGTCGGGCGAGGCCTGCTCTATCTGATCGTCGCCGGTGCCGCCTGGGGCACCGCGGGCGCCGCCGCGTCACTGGTCTACCGGGCCGGCGACCTGGGACCGGTCGCCCTCTCCTTCTGGCGCTGCGCGGGCGGACTCGCCCTGCTGCTCGCCGTACGCGTGCGCCCCGGCCGACGCCCCGTCCTGCGCGCGGGTGACCCCGTGGTGCGCGAACCGCTCGGCCGGAAGGCGCTGCGGATCGGTCTGACGGGCCTCGGGCTGGCCCTCTTCCAGACCGCCTACTTCGCGGCCGTGCGGGAGACCGGACTCGCGGTGGCGACCGTCGTCACCCTGGGCGCGGGTCCCGTGCTCATCGCGCTGGGCGCCCGGTGGGTCCTGGGGGAACGGCTCGGCCGGGGCGGGGGTGCCGCCGTCGCCGGGGCACTGACCGGGCTCGGCGTACTGGTCCTGGGTGGTGAGGGCGCCACCGTGCGCCCCTGGGGTGTCGTGCTCGCGGTGCTCTCCGCGGCCGGATACTCGGCGATGACGCTGCTCACCCGGTGGTGGGGCCGCGACGGCCGCGCCGACGGGTCCGGTACGACGGTGTGGACGTTCGCCGTCACCACCGTCTGCCTGCTGCCGCTCGGGCTCGCCGAAGGGCTGGTCCCGCATGCCGCGCACCCGGTCCGGGTGCTCCTGCTGCTGGCGTACATCGCCGCCGTTCCCACGGCGCTGGCCTACGCCCTCTTCTTCGCCGGGGCCGCGGTCGTCCGCTCCGCGACGGTGTCCGTGATCATGCTTCTGGAGCCGGTCGGCGCGGCCGCGCTCGCCGTCGGTCTGCTCGGCGAGCGGCTCACCCTGCCGACGCTCGTCGGCACCCTGCTGATGCTCGGCTCGGTCGCCGGACTCGCGGTGGCGGAGGCGCGCGCCGCCGGGGCCGAACGGCGCGCGGCGCCCCAGGAGGTGCTTCTCGTGTGA
- a CDS encoding Clp protease N-terminal domain-containing protein has translation MTRRHGTDGVEVVSSRIPQQSAAASGPNRPGIDAGLSAELAPVVSGARRRALRDGDRQIDTAHLLHSLLESDPEVRAVFEGGPQMARLLGYLVQRSIGYGLRWQSAVADTGAAPVAAGGSWSPVAAAAMEKAYERAVLRGDERARGLDLLAALVADPRSRAVEVLARAGVELSPLLERIESGCADRASGGDTGHADC, from the coding sequence ATGACCCGGCGGCACGGGACTGATGGGGTAGAGGTTGTGTCGTCCCGTATCCCCCAGCAGTCCGCCGCCGCGAGCGGCCCGAACCGGCCCGGCATCGACGCCGGCCTCAGCGCGGAGCTGGCCCCGGTGGTCTCCGGTGCGCGCAGAAGAGCGCTGCGCGACGGGGACCGGCAGATCGACACGGCCCATCTGCTGCACTCCCTGCTGGAGTCCGACCCCGAGGTGCGCGCCGTCTTCGAAGGCGGGCCGCAGATGGCCCGGCTGCTCGGCTACCTCGTCCAGCGCAGCATCGGATACGGACTCCGCTGGCAGAGCGCCGTCGCGGACACCGGTGCTGCTCCGGTGGCCGCCGGTGGAAGCTGGTCCCCGGTGGCGGCCGCCGCCATGGAGAAGGCGTACGAGCGGGCCGTCCTGCGGGGTGACGAACGGGCCCGCGGTCTCGACCTGCTCGCGGCCCTCGTCGCCGACCCCCGGTCACGGGCCGTCGAGGTCCTCGCGCGCGCCGGTGTCGAGCTGTCGCCGCTGCTGGAGCGGATCGAGAGCGGTTGCGCGGACCGCGCGAGCGGCGGCGACACGGGCCACGCGGACTGCTGA
- a CDS encoding pyridoxamine 5'-phosphate oxidase family protein, whose translation MEKAMSETSTEPRTTGSAAYTPTDRTVPTRSRERAAYDHELVHAILDEGYVCHLGFVRDGAPVVLPTLYARVGGRLYVHGSTGSRPLRMTGQADPGLAVCLTVTHVDGLVLARSAFHHSINYRSVVVHGVAHQVTDPDERRLALDALVDHVVPGRSADSRPANAKELAATAVISLDLDEVSAKVRSGGPNDEPEDLGLPHWTGVLPLTKGYGAPVPADDLAPGIEVPDYLTAR comes from the coding sequence ATGGAGAAGGCAATGTCGGAGACGAGCACCGAGCCGAGGACGACGGGGTCCGCCGCCTACACCCCGACCGACCGCACCGTCCCCACCCGATCCAGGGAACGCGCCGCGTACGACCACGAGCTGGTGCACGCGATACTCGACGAGGGGTACGTCTGCCACCTCGGCTTCGTCCGTGACGGCGCGCCGGTCGTCCTGCCCACGCTGTACGCGCGGGTCGGCGGGCGCCTCTACGTGCACGGCTCGACGGGTTCGCGCCCGCTGCGGATGACCGGACAGGCCGATCCCGGGCTGGCCGTCTGCCTGACCGTCACGCACGTCGACGGACTGGTGCTGGCCCGTTCGGCCTTCCACCACTCGATCAACTACCGCTCCGTGGTCGTGCACGGCGTCGCCCACCAGGTGACGGACCCCGACGAGCGGCGTCTGGCGCTCGACGCGCTGGTCGACCATGTCGTCCCGGGCCGCTCGGCCGACTCCCGGCCCGCCAACGCCAAGGAGCTCGCGGCCACCGCCGTGATCAGCCTGGATCTGGACGAGGTCTCCGCCAAGGTGCGCAGCGGCGGCCCGAACGACGAGCCCGAGGATCTCGGCCTCCCCCACTGGACCGGCGTACTCCCGCTGACCAAGGGGTACGGCGCCCCGGTCCCTGCGGACGACCTGGCCCCGGGCATCGAGGTGCCGGACTACCTGACCGCCCGGTGA
- a CDS encoding DUF4265 domain-containing protein has protein sequence MESAIEKLKVWFRFVPREGWFPQDIEGLWATRLSADTAAIENVPFLQDGVAEGDVVQFQTDSDGLHWAVGRVSSAGNCTVRVVPVPSGLLGRSPHAVHQRLAVFHLGGEVMSTDFPMVAFNVPADADFAGIKALLSQGQNEGWWHYEVGCGTDEWWNA, from the coding sequence ATGGAGAGCGCGATCGAGAAGCTCAAGGTCTGGTTCCGGTTCGTCCCGCGCGAGGGGTGGTTCCCTCAGGACATCGAGGGCCTGTGGGCGACAAGACTCAGTGCCGACACAGCTGCGATTGAGAACGTCCCGTTCCTCCAGGACGGCGTGGCCGAGGGGGACGTTGTTCAGTTCCAGACCGATTCAGATGGACTGCACTGGGCTGTCGGACGGGTCAGTTCAGCTGGCAACTGCACGGTTCGCGTCGTGCCCGTCCCCTCTGGGCTGCTGGGCCGTAGCCCTCATGCGGTGCATCAACGCCTGGCTGTCTTCCACCTTGGCGGTGAGGTCATGAGCACGGACTTCCCCATGGTGGCCTTCAACGTCCCGGCCGACGCGGACTTCGCCGGAATCAAGGCACTGCTGAGTCAAGGACAAAACGAGGGCTGGTGGCACTACGAGGTCGGCTGCGGGACCGACGAGTGGTGGAACGCCTGA
- a CDS encoding EamA family transporter, giving the protein MAVHTSQRSQANHGRGVGLGLALVSALAFGGSGVAAKPLIEAGLDPLHVVWLRVAGAALVMLPLAVRHRALVKRRPALLAGFGLLGVAGVQACYFAAISRIPVGVALLVEYLAPALVLGWVRFVQRRPVSRGAALGVVLAVGGLACVVEVWSGLGFDVVGLLLALGAACCQVGYFVLSDQGSDAGEEAPDPLGVIAYGLLVGTLVLTAIARPWTMDWSVLAGGADMNGTSVPASLLLGWIVLVATVVAYVTGVVSVRRLSPQIAGVVACLEAVIATVLAWVLLGEHLSGPQIVGGSVVLLGAFIAQSSAPAKPSREPVASGPGDAERELAAHGTAV; this is encoded by the coding sequence GTGGCCGTGCATACGTCTCAAAGGAGTCAGGCCAACCACGGAAGAGGCGTCGGCCTGGGCCTCGCGCTCGTGTCGGCGCTCGCCTTCGGGGGATCGGGTGTCGCGGCCAAGCCGCTGATCGAGGCGGGACTCGACCCGCTCCACGTGGTGTGGCTGCGGGTCGCGGGCGCCGCCCTCGTCATGCTGCCGCTCGCCGTGCGGCACCGGGCGCTCGTGAAGCGGCGCCCCGCGCTGCTCGCCGGGTTCGGACTGCTCGGCGTGGCCGGTGTCCAGGCCTGCTACTTCGCCGCGATCTCGCGCATCCCCGTCGGTGTCGCCCTGCTCGTGGAGTACCTCGCCCCCGCGCTGGTCCTCGGCTGGGTGCGCTTCGTGCAGCGCCGTCCCGTCTCGCGCGGCGCGGCCCTCGGGGTCGTCCTCGCGGTCGGCGGACTCGCCTGCGTGGTCGAGGTGTGGTCGGGGCTCGGCTTCGATGTCGTCGGACTGCTGCTCGCGCTGGGTGCCGCCTGCTGCCAGGTCGGCTACTTCGTGCTGTCCGACCAGGGCAGCGACGCGGGGGAGGAGGCACCCGACCCACTGGGAGTGATCGCGTACGGGCTGCTCGTCGGCACCCTCGTGCTGACGGCGATCGCGCGTCCCTGGACCATGGACTGGTCCGTCCTCGCGGGCGGCGCGGACATGAACGGGACGTCGGTTCCCGCCTCGCTGCTCCTCGGCTGGATCGTGCTCGTCGCCACCGTGGTCGCCTACGTCACCGGGGTCGTCTCCGTACGCAGACTCTCCCCGCAGATCGCGGGCGTCGTGGCCTGTCTCGAAGCGGTGATCGCCACCGTCCTGGCCTGGGTGCTGCTGGGCGAACACCTCTCGGGGCCGCAGATCGTCGGCGGATCCGTGGTCCTGCTCGGCGCGTTCATCGCGCAGTCGTCGGCCCCGGCGAAACCCTCGCGGGAGCCGGTCGCGAGCGGGCCGGGGGACGCCGAAAGGGAACTGGCGGCCCACGGAACGGCCGTCTAA
- a CDS encoding CPBP family intramembrane glutamic endopeptidase, whose amino-acid sequence MHVEAGSVADSFPEERLTRRILRDETLLVLALSLGASGVSALISFVGSVTKPGGLKDQAATLNASAAPGRPWLDLAWQLFGIASALVPVALVAHLLMREGRGMRVIGFDRTRPWPDLGRGAMVAAVIGSTGIAFYLAARGFGANLTVVPEALPDVWWKFPVLILSAVQNAVLEEVIVVGYLLRRLGQLGWTPGTALVASAVLRGSYHLYQGIGGFVGNMVMGVVFVYLYRRWGRVGPLVVAHSLLDIGAFVGYALLAGKVGWLPTA is encoded by the coding sequence GTGCACGTGGAGGCGGGATCGGTGGCCGATTCCTTTCCTGAGGAGAGGCTGACCCGACGGATTCTCCGGGACGAGACGCTGCTCGTTCTGGCGTTGTCGCTCGGCGCGAGCGGAGTGTCCGCGCTGATCAGTTTTGTCGGGTCGGTCACGAAACCGGGGGGTCTCAAGGACCAGGCGGCCACCCTCAACGCCTCGGCGGCGCCCGGCCGGCCCTGGCTGGACCTGGCCTGGCAGCTCTTCGGTATCGCGTCGGCTCTGGTGCCGGTCGCGCTCGTCGCGCACTTGCTGATGCGTGAGGGGCGGGGGATGCGTGTGATCGGTTTCGACCGTACGCGTCCCTGGCCGGACCTCGGGCGCGGTGCCATGGTCGCGGCCGTGATCGGCAGTACGGGAATCGCCTTCTATCTGGCGGCGCGTGGGTTCGGCGCCAACCTCACGGTGGTGCCCGAGGCGCTGCCGGACGTTTGGTGGAAGTTCCCTGTGCTCATCCTCTCGGCCGTGCAGAACGCCGTCCTGGAGGAGGTCATCGTCGTCGGGTATCTGCTGCGCAGGCTGGGGCAGTTGGGCTGGACGCCGGGGACCGCGCTGGTGGCGAGTGCGGTGCTGCGCGGCTCGTACCACCTCTACCAGGGCATCGGCGGGTTCGTCGGCAACATGGTGATGGGCGTGGTCTTCGTCTATCTGTACCGGCGCTGGGGCCGTGTCGGACCGCTCGTGGTCGCGCACTCGCTGCTCGACATCGGTGCGTTCGTTGGGTACGCGCTGCTGGCGGGGAAGGTCGGCTGGCTCCCGACGGCGTGA
- a CDS encoding substrate-binding domain-containing protein: MGRHSLPDADRAGTADPRIRARRRNVALATALVVTVAGGTAAALHGSLFSLGGSCRDDAVHIAVTASPDIAPALRAAAADARAKNVTADGRCLDVSVSARESYEVADALRSGKKSEAQVWVPDSDAWVQRVTGTSAATQVTSLGNVASSPVGVAMVPSAARVLGWPTKTYSWTELAGTALRDKGLSLGATDPARSSTGLLALARLSAAASRVKGGDVQAAAMVKTLARHTSDDDAKLLDSLPRDSSGPARSDSRRNQALILSEQAAFAHNTAADGDDDLDLFYPTDGAPLLDYPYTLVDESDLSTDESRAALRFMTLLAEAAPRQFLRKSGFRTDAESPSDTLVTEAGGRYPQPYAHLLAEPSSKDVLQEALGMWTITMESARITTVVDASSSMAEPLPGGHRSRMDVTKESLLQALATFTSEDEIGLWKFSTKLDGHKDYRVLVPTERLGDVKGTRTQREKLASAFRSLKPVPHGATGLYDTTLAAYKAAVASYAKGRFNALVVLTDGVNQDPGSISRSDLVTELQKLADPERPVPLIAIAVGPDSDQREVDQIARATGGSGQRVNEPSQIHAAMLRAITAAGTVTPN; encoded by the coding sequence ATGGGACGTCACAGCTTGCCCGACGCGGACCGGGCGGGCACCGCCGACCCCCGGATCCGCGCACGCCGCCGCAATGTGGCCCTCGCGACGGCTCTCGTCGTCACCGTCGCCGGGGGGACGGCCGCCGCCCTCCACGGAAGCCTGTTCTCCCTCGGGGGTTCCTGCCGGGACGACGCCGTGCACATAGCGGTGACCGCCTCGCCGGACATCGCGCCCGCGCTCAGGGCCGCCGCCGCGGACGCCCGGGCGAAGAACGTCACCGCCGACGGCCGCTGCCTCGACGTCAGTGTGAGCGCCCGCGAGTCCTACGAGGTCGCCGACGCGCTCCGCTCGGGCAAGAAGTCCGAAGCGCAGGTCTGGGTGCCGGACTCCGACGCATGGGTCCAGCGGGTCACCGGGACCAGCGCCGCCACACAGGTCACCAGCCTGGGCAACGTCGCCTCCTCACCGGTCGGCGTCGCCATGGTCCCCTCGGCCGCCAGAGTGCTGGGCTGGCCCACGAAGACGTACAGCTGGACCGAGTTGGCCGGGACGGCCCTGCGGGACAAGGGGCTCAGTCTGGGAGCGACCGATCCCGCCCGCAGCTCGACGGGGCTGCTCGCACTCGCCCGGCTCAGCGCGGCCGCCTCCCGGGTCAAGGGCGGCGACGTCCAGGCCGCCGCGATGGTCAAGACCCTCGCCCGGCACACGTCCGACGACGACGCCAAGCTCCTGGACAGCCTGCCCCGCGACTCCTCGGGCCCCGCGCGGAGCGACTCCCGGCGCAATCAGGCGCTGATCCTCTCCGAACAGGCGGCGTTCGCCCACAACACCGCGGCGGACGGCGACGACGACCTCGACCTCTTCTATCCCACGGACGGCGCGCCCCTCCTCGACTACCCGTACACCCTGGTCGACGAGTCGGACCTGAGCACGGACGAGAGCCGTGCGGCCCTGCGGTTCATGACGTTGCTCGCAGAGGCGGCGCCCCGGCAGTTCCTGCGGAAGTCCGGTTTCCGCACGGACGCGGAGAGCCCGTCGGACACGCTGGTCACCGAGGCGGGCGGGAGATATCCGCAGCCGTACGCGCACCTCCTGGCCGAACCCTCGTCGAAGGACGTGCTCCAGGAGGCCCTCGGGATGTGGACGATCACGATGGAGAGCGCCCGGATCACCACGGTCGTCGACGCCTCCTCCTCGATGGCCGAGCCACTGCCGGGCGGCCACCGGTCCCGTATGGACGTCACCAAGGAGTCGCTGCTCCAGGCGCTCGCCACGTTCACCTCCGAGGACGAGATCGGCCTGTGGAAGTTCTCCACGAAACTCGACGGCCACAAGGACTACCGCGTCCTCGTGCCGACCGAGCGGCTCGGCGACGTCAAGGGAACCCGCACCCAGCGCGAGAAACTGGCCTCGGCGTTCCGCTCCCTGAAGCCGGTCCCGCACGGAGCGACCGGGCTGTACGACACCACCCTCGCCGCGTACAAGGCGGCCGTCGCCTCCTACGCGAAGGGCCGGTTCAACGCGCTGGTCGTCCTCACGGACGGAGTCAACCAGGACCCCGGCAGCATCTCCCGGTCGGATCTCGTCACCGAGCTGCAGAAGCTGGCCGACCCGGAACGCCCGGTGCCGCTGATCGCCATCGCGGTGGGGCCCGACAGCGATCAGCGGGAGGTCGATCAGATCGCGCGGGCGACCGGCGGCTCCGGCCAGCGGGTCAACGAGCCGTCACAGATCCACGCGGCGATGCTCAGGGCCATCACGGCCGCGGGCACGGTAACTCCGAACTGA
- a CDS encoding aminotransferase class I/II-fold pyridoxal phosphate-dependent enzyme — translation MLGEYRIEGRRAADIAASVERAVGSGDLEPGQLLPPMRELADELGVNANTVAAAYRTLRERGVIETAGRRGSRVRPKPATTGREYLRVEVPEGVRDMADGNPDPALLPLLVEAFAAAARESGRHPVQYGEDAVEPELERLARAALDADGVPEGPVVVTSGSLDAVERVLMAHLRPGDVVAVEDPGWGSLLDLAPALGLRTVGVGVDDEGPLPEEVRGALAAGARALIVTDRAQNPTGAAVTGPRARALRSVLREYPRTLLIEDDHGHSIVDLPLHPLAGVTHNWAFVRSVAKAYGPDLRLAVLTGDPVTVDRVHGRQRLGPGWVSRLLQKAVVHLWTSGVVDAGAVAAAYGERRDALIAALKARGVEARGRSGMNVWIPVPDETGAVSRLLHSGWAVAPGARFRMSAPPGIRITVSTLRPEDTEPLADAVASAVGPAPARRYV, via the coding sequence GTGCTAGGAGAGTATCGGATCGAAGGGCGTCGCGCAGCCGACATCGCCGCCAGTGTCGAGCGCGCGGTCGGATCGGGTGACCTGGAGCCGGGGCAACTACTGCCACCCATGCGGGAGTTGGCGGACGAGCTGGGGGTCAACGCGAACACCGTCGCGGCCGCCTATCGCACGCTGCGCGAGCGCGGGGTCATCGAGACCGCCGGCCGGCGGGGCAGCAGGGTGCGCCCGAAGCCGGCCACCACAGGGCGTGAGTACCTTCGCGTCGAGGTCCCCGAGGGGGTGCGGGACATGGCCGACGGCAACCCCGATCCCGCCCTGTTGCCCCTCCTCGTCGAGGCCTTCGCGGCGGCGGCCCGGGAGTCCGGCCGGCATCCCGTGCAGTACGGGGAGGACGCCGTCGAACCGGAGCTGGAGCGACTCGCCCGCGCCGCACTCGACGCCGACGGTGTGCCCGAGGGGCCCGTGGTCGTCACCTCCGGATCGCTCGACGCCGTCGAGCGCGTCCTGATGGCCCACCTCAGGCCCGGCGACGTGGTGGCCGTCGAGGACCCCGGCTGGGGCAGTCTGCTGGACCTCGCTCCGGCGCTCGGGCTGCGTACGGTCGGGGTCGGCGTCGACGACGAGGGGCCGCTTCCCGAAGAGGTGCGGGGTGCGCTGGCGGCCGGGGCGCGGGCGCTGATCGTCACCGACCGGGCACAGAATCCCACCGGCGCCGCGGTCACCGGCCCACGCGCGCGTGCCCTGCGGTCCGTGCTCCGGGAGTACCCGCGGACCCTGCTCATCGAGGACGACCACGGTCACTCGATCGTCGACCTGCCCCTGCACCCCCTCGCCGGGGTCACGCACAACTGGGCCTTCGTCCGGTCCGTCGCCAAGGCGTACGGGCCCGATCTCCGGCTCGCCGTGCTCACCGGCGACCCCGTCACCGTCGATCGCGTGCACGGGCGGCAGCGGCTCGGGCCCGGCTGGGTGAGCCGCCTGCTCCAGAAGGCCGTGGTCCATCTGTGGACGTCCGGCGTCGTCGACGCCGGGGCCGTGGCGGCCGCGTACGGGGAGCGCCGTGACGCTCTGATCGCCGCCCTGAAGGCGCGCGGTGTCGAGGCCCGTGGGCGCAGCGGGATGAACGTCTGGATCCCCGTCCCGGACGAGACCGGGGCCGTCTCCCGGCTGCTGCACTCGGGCTGGGCGGTCGCGCCCGGCGCCCGCTTCCGGATGAGCGCTCCGCCGGGTATCCGGATCACGGTCTCGACGCTTCGGCCCGAGGACACCGAGCCGCTCGCGGACGCCGTCGCGTCCGCCGTGGGACCGGCACCCGCCCGCCGGTACGTCTGA
- a CDS encoding DMT family transporter, producing the protein MSTVASPRPVTPTGVEPRPRTTLDWRIRFGALSLIWGFSFLLIKVGTEGYAPFQVTFGRLLFGTAVLAAAMAVKRERLPRGARTWGHLTVAAFLLNALPFSLFAYSELTIPSTLAGICNATSPLWGMALSLVALSEDRPTRLRVAGLGLGFLGVLTVLGVWQGFHGLDATGTAMALLASLSYPVGWIYVRRTLAGTGYSHLSMTGAQLLVATAQLALVTPLFTTFPSHVAWVPLLAVVALGALGTGLAMLVQYGIVAEVGPTTAQMVTYFIPVIATAAGVAILGESLAWSTPVGAVIVLAGAALTQARPRR; encoded by the coding sequence ATGAGCACCGTCGCCTCCCCCCGCCCCGTCACGCCGACCGGCGTCGAACCCCGGCCCCGCACCACCCTCGACTGGCGGATCCGCTTCGGCGCCCTGTCACTGATCTGGGGCTTCAGCTTTCTGCTCATCAAGGTCGGCACCGAGGGCTACGCGCCCTTCCAGGTCACCTTCGGGCGGCTGCTGTTCGGGACGGCGGTGCTCGCGGCGGCGATGGCGGTGAAGCGGGAGCGGCTGCCGCGCGGCGCGCGGACGTGGGGGCACCTCACGGTCGCGGCCTTCCTGCTGAACGCGCTGCCGTTCTCCCTCTTCGCCTACTCCGAGCTCACCATCCCCTCCACGCTCGCCGGCATCTGCAACGCGACCTCACCCCTGTGGGGCATGGCCCTCTCGCTGGTCGCCCTCTCCGAGGACCGGCCGACCCGGCTCAGGGTGGCCGGTCTCGGCCTCGGCTTCCTCGGCGTCCTGACGGTCCTCGGTGTCTGGCAGGGCTTCCACGGCCTGGACGCCACGGGCACGGCGATGGCACTGCTCGCCTCGCTCAGCTATCCGGTCGGCTGGATCTACGTCCGCCGGACCCTGGCCGGCACCGGCTACTCGCATCTGTCGATGACCGGCGCCCAACTGCTCGTGGCCACCGCTCAACTGGCCCTCGTCACCCCGCTGTTCACCACGTTCCCGAGCCATGTCGCCTGGGTGCCGCTGCTCGCGGTCGTCGCACTGGGAGCCCTCGGCACCGGCCTGGCCATGCTCGTCCAGTACGGCATCGTCGCCGAGGTCGGCCCGACGACGGCCCAGATGGTCACGTACTTCATCCCGGTCATCGCCACCGCCGCAGGTGTCGCGATCCTCGGCGAGTCGCTGGCCTGGTCGACGCCGGTCGGCGCGGTGATCGTCCTCGCCGGCGCGGCCCTCACCCAGGCGAGGCCGCGCCGCTGA